A genomic region of Rhodanobacter sp. contains the following coding sequences:
- the mprF gene encoding bifunctional lysylphosphatidylglycerol flippase/synthetase MprF, with protein sequence MLRRVAGPLLSVGMLVLAMWALHLLARHVTYHEIREYVASVSRARLLLAIVLTMLGFGAMSLYDRFGLESIGKSLPWRRVTLISFISYAFSNAVGMSFLVSGSIRYRFYLQNGLSTTEIAKLVLYCTLSFWLGLLALTGVTLLVVPLPAGMPMADWRIPLALALAAVPLAWILGGFVRRPLTLWRWRVLLPRPLPALRQVLVGALDWWLAAAVMYVLMPDSLHATFGHFLAIFVIAQIVGLISHVPGGLGVFETVMLAGFHATDDKHLAAPILGALAMFRVVYYLMPLCAATMLVLQREARGFRRQSLWSPWFTGLLPSFFAGLTLVSGAVLLFSGATRALPDRMEILRDALPLSVLEVSHFLASVIGMMLLILARGLQRRLDVAYWATLVLLVVGAVFSLLKGIDYEEASMLALLAMALAPAHRLFYRRASLFGGHFSWGWIVAILAVFGCTTWLVMFSYKHVEYSNSLWWEFSFHEGASRALRALVGAAAAGLLFALASLIKPRRLRRAPPSEVELERALPLIRNFHSAQAHLALMGDKRLLFDADGKAFLMYDTAGRSWVTMGDPVGEDEDARRELVWTFMEQCERAGGWPVFYQVSPADLDMYLEVGMNLLKIGEEARVRLEHFNLDGKSKKTLRGTLNKLARDGLRLEIIPADAVAPLLPRLKQISDAWLSDKNAREKRFSLGSFDPRYLVRTPMALVWQGEQLLAFANLFLTETREEASLDLMRFTPEGPSGLMDFLFVELMQWAKQHGYRWFNLGMAPLAGLTSRRQAPLWNRFGALVFGRGERFYNFQGLQRYKDKFDPEWEPRYMAVPGGIALPVILANVAGLISGGITGVVRR encoded by the coding sequence ATGCTGCGCCGCGTGGCCGGCCCGTTGCTGTCGGTGGGCATGCTGGTGCTGGCGATGTGGGCGCTGCACCTGCTGGCGCGCCACGTCACCTATCACGAGATCCGCGAGTACGTGGCCAGCGTGTCGCGCGCCCGTCTGCTGCTGGCCATCGTGCTGACCATGCTGGGCTTCGGCGCGATGTCGCTGTACGACCGCTTCGGCCTGGAGTCCATCGGCAAGTCGCTGCCGTGGCGGCGGGTGACCCTGATCTCGTTCATCAGCTATGCCTTCAGCAATGCGGTGGGCATGTCGTTCCTGGTCTCGGGCTCGATCCGCTACCGCTTCTACCTGCAGAACGGCCTCTCCACCACCGAGATCGCCAAGCTGGTGCTGTATTGCACGCTGAGCTTCTGGCTGGGCCTGCTGGCGCTGACCGGGGTGACGCTGTTGGTGGTGCCGTTGCCGGCCGGCATGCCGATGGCGGATTGGCGGATCCCGCTGGCGCTCGCGCTGGCGGCGGTGCCGTTGGCATGGATACTCGGCGGCTTCGTCCGCCGGCCGCTCACGCTGTGGCGCTGGCGCGTGCTGCTGCCGCGCCCGTTGCCGGCGCTGCGCCAGGTGCTGGTGGGGGCGCTGGATTGGTGGCTGGCGGCGGCGGTGATGTACGTGCTGATGCCGGACAGCCTGCACGCCACCTTCGGGCATTTCCTGGCGATCTTCGTGATCGCGCAGATCGTGGGCCTGATCAGCCACGTGCCGGGCGGCCTGGGCGTGTTCGAGACGGTGATGCTGGCCGGCTTCCACGCCACCGACGACAAGCATCTGGCCGCGCCCATCCTCGGTGCGCTGGCGATGTTCCGCGTCGTCTACTACCTGATGCCGCTGTGCGCGGCGACCATGCTGGTGCTGCAGCGCGAGGCGCGCGGTTTCCGCCGGCAATCGCTGTGGTCGCCGTGGTTCACCGGCCTGCTGCCCTCGTTCTTCGCGGGGCTGACCCTGGTGTCGGGCGCGGTGCTGCTGTTCTCTGGCGCCACGCGCGCGCTGCCGGACCGCATGGAGATCCTGCGCGACGCGCTGCCGCTGTCGGTACTCGAGGTCTCGCACTTCCTGGCCAGCGTGATCGGCATGATGCTGCTGATCCTCGCGCGCGGCCTGCAACGGCGGCTGGACGTGGCCTATTGGGCGACCCTGGTGCTGCTGGTGGTGGGCGCGGTGTTCTCCCTGCTCAAGGGCATCGACTACGAGGAAGCCTCGATGCTGGCCCTGCTGGCGATGGCGCTGGCGCCGGCGCACCGGCTGTTCTACCGGCGCGCCTCGCTGTTCGGCGGGCACTTCTCGTGGGGCTGGATCGTGGCGATCCTCGCCGTGTTCGGCTGCACCACCTGGCTGGTGATGTTCAGCTACAAGCACGTGGAATACAGCAACAGCCTGTGGTGGGAGTTCAGCTTCCACGAGGGCGCCTCGCGCGCGTTGCGCGCCCTGGTGGGCGCGGCCGCGGCCGGCCTGCTGTTCGCCCTGGCCAGCCTCATCAAGCCGCGCCGCCTGCGCCGCGCGCCGCCCAGCGAGGTGGAACTCGAGCGGGCGCTGCCGCTGATCCGCAACTTCCACTCCGCGCAGGCGCACCTGGCGCTGATGGGCGACAAGCGCCTGCTGTTCGACGCCGACGGCAAGGCCTTCCTGATGTACGACACCGCCGGCCGCAGCTGGGTGACCATGGGCGACCCGGTCGGCGAGGACGAGGACGCGCGGCGCGAGCTGGTGTGGACCTTCATGGAGCAATGCGAGCGCGCGGGCGGCTGGCCGGTGTTCTACCAGGTCAGCCCGGCCGACCTGGACATGTACCTCGAAGTGGGCATGAACCTGCTGAAGATCGGCGAGGAGGCGCGCGTGCGCCTGGAGCACTTCAACCTCGACGGCAAGTCGAAGAAGACGTTGCGCGGCACCCTCAACAAGCTCGCCCGCGACGGCCTGCGGCTGGAGATCATCCCGGCCGACGCGGTGGCGCCGCTGCTGCCGCGGTTGAAACAGATTTCCGACGCGTGGCTCAGCGACAAGAACGCGCGCGAGAAGCGTTTCTCGCTGGGCTCGTTCGATCCGCGCTATCTCGTGCGCACGCCGATGGCGCTGGTGTGGCAGGGCGAGCAGTTGCTGGCCTTCGCCAACCTGTTCCTCACCGAGACGCGCGAGGAAGCCTCGCTGGACCTGATGCGCTTCACGCCCGAAGGGCCGTCCGGCCTCATGGATTTCCTGTTCGTCGAACTGATGCAGTGGGCCAAGCAGCACGGCTACCGCTGGTTCAACCTCGGCATGGCGCCGCTGGCCGGCCTCACCAGCCGGCGCCAGGCGCCGCTGTGGAACCGGTTCGGCGCGCTGGTGTTCGGCCGCGGCGAACGCTTCTACAATTTCCAGGGCCTGCAGCGCTACAAGGACAAGTTCGATCCCGAATGGGAACCGCGCTACATGGCCGTGCCGGGCGGCATCGCGCTGCCGGTGATACTTGCCAACGTGGCCGGCCTGATTTCCGGCGGCATTACCGGTGTGGTGCGTCGATGA
- a CDS encoding FKBP-type peptidyl-prolyl cis-trans isomerase — translation MRHRLALLATCVLALAACNRIPPPAAPVSHGQVDKLGMIDTKLGTGAEAKPGMTVQVLYTGWLYDDRAKDKHGTQFDSTADHGGKPFSFPLGQGQVIQGWDQGVAGMRVGGERTLLIPAELGYGARGASDVIPPNTSLVFDVKLVGVGQ, via the coding sequence ATGCGCCATCGCCTCGCCCTGCTTGCCACCTGCGTCCTTGCCCTCGCCGCCTGCAACCGCATCCCACCGCCCGCCGCGCCGGTCAGCCACGGCCAGGTGGACAAGCTCGGCATGATCGACACCAAGCTCGGCACCGGCGCCGAGGCCAAGCCCGGCATGACCGTGCAGGTGCTCTACACCGGCTGGCTGTACGACGACCGCGCCAAGGACAAGCACGGCACCCAGTTCGACAGCACTGCCGACCACGGCGGCAAGCCGTTCTCCTTTCCGCTGGGCCAGGGTCAGGTCATCCAGGGCTGGGACCAGGGCGTGGCCGGCATGCGCGTCGGCGGCGAGCGCACCCTGCTGATTCCCGCTGAACTCGGCTATGGCGCACGTGGCGCCAGCGACGTGATCCCGCCCAATACCTCGTTGGTGTTCGATGTGAAGTTGGTGGGTGTGGGGCAGTAA
- a CDS encoding glutathione S-transferase family protein yields MTTPPITLYGCAPAFGLPDPSPFVTKTEVQLQMAGLPYRKVFAIPPEAPKGKLPYIDDAGEIVCDSSFIRAHLERTYDADLDAGLDARQRAEAWAVERLLEDHLYWAMVWFRWIDADNFAKGPAHFVDRAPEEARQQLRENMQAARQNELHAHGLGRHSREQIAVLGTRSIDALAVLLGEQDYLFGDRPHGVDATGFGMLAAVLTPFFDSPLRTAAERHPNLVAYVARMMRFYYPAHAWQQALAA; encoded by the coding sequence ATGACCACGCCCCCGATCACCTTGTACGGTTGCGCCCCCGCCTTCGGCCTGCCCGACCCCAGCCCCTTCGTCACCAAGACCGAGGTTCAGCTGCAGATGGCCGGCCTGCCCTACCGCAAGGTGTTCGCCATCCCGCCGGAAGCGCCCAAGGGCAAACTGCCGTACATCGACGATGCGGGCGAGATCGTCTGCGACTCCAGCTTCATCCGCGCCCATCTGGAGCGCACCTACGACGCGGATCTCGACGCCGGCCTCGATGCGCGCCAGCGCGCCGAGGCCTGGGCCGTCGAACGCCTGCTGGAAGACCACCTGTACTGGGCAATGGTGTGGTTCCGCTGGATCGACGCCGACAATTTCGCCAAGGGCCCCGCGCATTTCGTCGACCGCGCGCCGGAGGAGGCTCGCCAGCAGCTGCGCGAGAACATGCAGGCCGCCAGGCAGAACGAGCTGCATGCGCACGGCCTCGGCCGCCATTCGCGCGAACAGATCGCCGTGTTGGGCACCCGCTCCATCGACGCGCTGGCCGTGCTGCTCGGCGAGCAGGATTACCTGTTCGGCGACCGGCCGCACGGCGTGGACGCCACCGGTTTCGGCATGCTCGCCGCCGTGCTCACGCCGTTCTTCGACTCGCCGCTGCGCACGGCCGCCGAGCGCCATCCGAACCTGGTCGCCTACGTGGCGCGCATGATGCGCTTCTACTATCCGGCGCACGCGTGGCAACAGGCACTGGCGGCCTGA
- a CDS encoding class I SAM-dependent methyltransferase, with protein MSAGFAADAPEAALSALFVPFDSGVLKLPPDGRALCLRARAGVRLRETAQPGWLCEQSFLPFADELARCGLRVGEASPGETFPLVLLLPPRQRDEARALFVRALDHLAPGGTLVASMAKAEGAKSGEADLARLAGSVGNLSKHHCRVFWTTPKPDDVDRALQDAWRALDAPRETADGWWSRPGLFAWDRVDRASALLAAHFPEDLHGRMADLGAGYGYLSAQLIERCPRLAALDMYEAEERAFGPLHRNVGHAVAKAGRGLHMNVYWHDVTRGLLDRYDVIVSNPPFHLGRADLPQLGRAFIASAADALTPQGRLLIVANRHLPYEALLGARFAEVRQLALQDGFKVIEARGVRA; from the coding sequence GTGAGCGCCGGCTTCGCCGCCGACGCGCCCGAGGCGGCGCTGTCCGCCCTGTTCGTGCCCTTCGACAGCGGCGTGCTGAAGCTTCCGCCGGATGGCCGTGCGCTGTGCCTGCGCGCCCGCGCCGGCGTGCGCCTGCGCGAAACCGCGCAACCGGGCTGGCTGTGCGAGCAGAGTTTCCTTCCTTTCGCCGACGAGCTTGCGCGTTGCGGCCTGCGCGTGGGCGAAGCGTCGCCCGGCGAAACCTTTCCGCTGGTCTTGCTGCTGCCGCCGCGCCAGCGCGACGAGGCGCGTGCGCTGTTCGTCCGCGCACTCGACCACCTTGCGCCCGGCGGCACCCTGGTAGCCAGCATGGCCAAGGCCGAAGGCGCGAAGTCCGGCGAGGCGGATCTCGCTCGCCTGGCGGGTTCGGTGGGCAATCTCTCCAAGCATCACTGCCGCGTGTTCTGGACCACGCCGAAGCCGGACGACGTGGACCGCGCCTTGCAGGACGCGTGGCGCGCACTGGACGCGCCGCGCGAAACCGCCGACGGCTGGTGGAGCCGTCCGGGCCTGTTCGCGTGGGATCGCGTGGATCGTGCTTCTGCTTTGCTCGCCGCGCATTTTCCCGAAGACTTGCACGGCCGCATGGCCGATCTCGGGGCAGGGTATGGCTATCTCTCCGCGCAACTGATCGAACGCTGCCCGCGCCTTGCGGCATTGGACATGTACGAAGCCGAAGAGCGCGCCTTCGGGCCTTTGCACCGCAACGTGGGCCATGCCGTGGCCAAGGCCGGTCGCGGATTGCACATGAACGTGTATTGGCATGACGTCACCCGTGGGTTGCTGGATCGCTACGACGTCATTGTCAGTAATCCCCCGTTCCATCTCGGTCGCGCGGACCTGCCGCAACTCGGCCGCGCCTTCATCGCCAGCGCTGCCGATGCGCTGACGCCGCAGGGCCGCCTGCTGATCGTGGCCAACCGCCACCTGCCTTACGAGGCGCTGCTCGGCGCGCGCTTCGCCGAGGTGCGCCAGCTCGCCTTGCAGGACGGCTTCAAGGTGATCGAGGCCCGCGGGGTGCGTGCATGA
- a CDS encoding pseudouridine synthase: MKLVKLIANLGYGSRKDVAWMFREGRITDADGEVLYADDKVEHAQIRIDGEPLDPPPGLVLMMHKPLGVTCSRKDPGRVVYDLLPPRYRVREPALSTVGRLDRDTSGLLLFTDDGALLHRIISPKAEVAKVYEATLAQDLRGDEAALFASGTLLLESETTPLAPAMLEVLGPRHARLTVTEGRYHQVRRMFAATGNHVETLQRVAIGTLALDGLAPGAWRALDDGEVARIFVAAPAG; this comes from the coding sequence ATGAAACTGGTCAAGCTGATCGCCAACCTCGGCTACGGCAGCCGCAAGGACGTGGCGTGGATGTTCCGCGAGGGCCGCATCACCGATGCCGATGGCGAGGTGCTCTACGCCGACGACAAGGTGGAGCACGCACAGATTCGCATCGACGGCGAGCCGCTCGACCCGCCGCCCGGCCTGGTGCTGATGATGCACAAGCCGCTGGGCGTCACCTGCTCGCGCAAGGACCCCGGTCGCGTGGTCTACGACCTGCTGCCGCCGCGCTACCGTGTGCGCGAACCCGCGTTGTCCACCGTGGGCCGGCTCGACCGCGACACCTCGGGCCTGCTGCTGTTCACCGACGACGGCGCGCTGCTGCACCGGATCATCTCGCCCAAGGCCGAGGTGGCCAAGGTCTACGAAGCCACCCTGGCGCAGGACCTGCGCGGCGACGAAGCCGCGCTGTTCGCCAGCGGCACGCTGCTGCTGGAATCCGAAACCACGCCGCTGGCACCTGCCATGCTGGAAGTGCTCGGCCCGCGCCACGCGCGCCTCACCGTCACCGAGGGCCGCTACCACCAGGTGCGCCGCATGTTCGCCGCCACCGGCAACCACGTCGAAACGTTGCAGCGCGTGGCCATCGGCACGCTCGCGCTGGACGGACTGGCGCCGGGGGCGTGGCGCGCGCTCGATGATGGAGAGGTCGCGAGGATCTTCGTTGCGGCGCCGGCCGGTTGA
- a CDS encoding LLM class flavin-dependent oxidoreductase, with amino-acid sequence MIPFSVLDLAPITEGSDAAQAFRNTLDLAQLAERHGYTRYWLAEHHNMPGIASAATAVLIGHVAAGTSTIRVGAGGIMLPNHAPLQVAEAFGTLAALHPGRIDLGLGRAPGTDHATARALRRYYDSADEFPQDVVELLGYFEPAAPEQAVRAVPGAGSAVPVWILGSSLFGARLAAQLGLPYAFASHFAPDAMDEALALYRRDFRPSARLAQPHAMLGINVVAAGSDAEARRLFTTQQQSFINLRRGQPGLIPPPIDDIESYWTPTEKLMVERALACAVVGDAATVKQGLAEFVARHKPDELMITCNVFEHALRRRSYELVAAARA; translated from the coding sequence ATGATTCCGTTTTCCGTACTCGACCTTGCACCGATTACCGAAGGCAGCGATGCCGCGCAGGCGTTCCGCAATACGCTGGACCTGGCGCAGCTCGCCGAGCGGCATGGGTATACGCGCTACTGGCTGGCCGAGCACCACAACATGCCGGGCATCGCCAGCGCGGCGACGGCGGTGCTGATCGGCCACGTGGCCGCCGGCACCTCGACCATCCGCGTGGGCGCGGGCGGCATCATGCTGCCGAACCACGCGCCGCTGCAGGTGGCCGAGGCATTCGGCACGCTGGCTGCATTGCATCCGGGGCGGATCGATCTCGGCCTCGGGCGCGCGCCCGGCACCGACCACGCCACCGCGCGGGCGCTGCGGCGCTACTACGACAGCGCCGACGAGTTCCCGCAGGACGTGGTGGAACTGCTCGGCTATTTCGAACCGGCCGCGCCGGAGCAGGCGGTGCGCGCCGTGCCCGGTGCGGGCAGCGCGGTGCCGGTGTGGATCCTCGGCTCCAGCCTGTTCGGCGCGCGCCTGGCCGCGCAACTCGGCTTGCCGTATGCGTTCGCCTCGCACTTCGCACCCGATGCGATGGACGAGGCGCTGGCCCTGTACCGGCGCGACTTCAGGCCTTCGGCGCGGCTGGCACAGCCTCACGCCATGCTGGGCATCAACGTGGTGGCGGCCGGCAGCGATGCCGAGGCACGCCGCCTGTTCACCACCCAGCAGCAGAGCTTCATCAATTTGCGGCGCGGCCAGCCGGGCCTGATCCCGCCGCCCATTGATGACATCGAGTCGTACTGGACGCCGACGGAAAAGCTGATGGTGGAACGGGCGCTGGCGTGCGCGGTGGTGGGCGATGCTGCCACGGTCAAGCAGGGTCTTGCGGAGTTCGTCGCGCGGCACAAGCCGGATGAGCTGATGATCACGTGCAACGTGTTCGAGCATGCGTTGCGTAGAAGGTCGTATGAGTTGGTGGCGGCGGCGCGCGCATGA
- a CDS encoding oligopeptide transporter, OPT family, giving the protein MNPSASSASSRAELTLRGLVIGIVITVVFTAANVFFGLKAGLTFATSIPAAVISMAILRAMKNSTIQENNIVQTVASAAGTLSSIIFVLPGMIMIGWWADFPFWTSFAICALGGILGVMYSIPLRRALVTDTDLPYPEGLACAEVLKVGTGEDADAGSAEESRAGLLAVLWGSIVSAVFAVVVATQVFASDFVRNFRVNDKGAVSGFDFNLSFALFAIGHLVGLSVGIAMLIGAVIGWGWGVPHYSVLGDMSQSVADLANATWSHKVRFVGAGAIGVSAIWTLAKLVKPVISGLASAMAASRVRKSGKADSLPRTERDIPIGIVGLVTLACFVPIAWLLGYFGSISGLGDQVAVLAIGGVAFVVLMGFFVSTVCGYMAGLIGSSNSPLSGVGILVVIAAALLLVAFVKPHVGPEEGKALVAFALFITSVVFTVAAIANNNLQDLKTGQLVDATPWRQQVALVIGVIAGAAVIPPVLNLLNKAYGFVGVAGAGAHALPAPQAGLISALAQGVITNNIDWSLIVTGIWIGVGIIVIDEILARTTKRMRVPPLAVGLGIYLPTVSTLMVVVGSVVGWFFDRRADRRSKKPEATKQLGVLLASGLIVGESVMGVIIAFIVGISGKAAPLALVGAGFGEAAQWIGGIVFVASVFLMYRWIARQGQGAPTR; this is encoded by the coding sequence GTGAATCCATCCGCATCCAGCGCGTCCTCGCGCGCCGAACTGACCTTGCGCGGCCTGGTCATCGGCATCGTCATCACGGTGGTGTTCACTGCGGCCAACGTGTTCTTCGGCCTCAAGGCCGGCCTGACCTTCGCCACTTCGATCCCGGCGGCGGTGATCTCGATGGCGATCCTGCGGGCGATGAAGAACTCCACGATCCAGGAGAACAACATCGTGCAGACGGTGGCCTCGGCCGCCGGCACGCTGTCCTCGATCATCTTCGTGCTGCCGGGCATGATCATGATTGGCTGGTGGGCCGACTTCCCGTTCTGGACGTCGTTCGCCATCTGCGCGCTGGGCGGCATCCTGGGCGTGATGTATTCCATCCCGCTGCGCCGCGCGCTGGTGACCGATACCGATTTGCCGTATCCGGAAGGCCTCGCCTGCGCCGAAGTGCTCAAGGTGGGCACCGGCGAAGACGCGGATGCCGGCAGCGCGGAAGAAAGCCGCGCCGGCCTGCTCGCCGTGCTGTGGGGTTCCATCGTCTCGGCCGTGTTCGCCGTGGTGGTCGCCACGCAGGTGTTCGCGTCGGATTTCGTGCGCAACTTCCGCGTGAACGACAAGGGCGCGGTCAGCGGCTTCGATTTCAACCTTTCCTTCGCGCTGTTCGCCATCGGTCATCTGGTGGGCCTGTCGGTGGGTATCGCGATGCTTATCGGCGCCGTCATCGGCTGGGGCTGGGGCGTGCCGCATTACTCGGTGCTGGGCGACATGAGCCAGTCCGTGGCGGATCTCGCCAACGCCACCTGGAGCCACAAGGTGCGTTTCGTCGGCGCCGGCGCCATCGGCGTGTCGGCGATCTGGACGCTGGCCAAGCTGGTGAAGCCGGTGATCAGCGGCCTGGCTTCGGCAATGGCGGCGTCGCGCGTGCGCAAGTCCGGCAAGGCCGATTCGCTGCCGCGCACCGAGCGCGACATCCCGATCGGCATCGTGGGCCTGGTCACGCTGGCGTGCTTCGTGCCGATCGCCTGGCTGCTCGGCTACTTCGGTTCGATCAGCGGGCTGGGCGACCAGGTTGCAGTGCTCGCCATCGGCGGCGTGGCCTTCGTGGTGCTGATGGGCTTCTTCGTGTCCACCGTGTGCGGCTACATGGCCGGCCTGATCGGTTCGTCCAACAGCCCGCTGTCGGGCGTGGGCATCCTCGTGGTGATCGCCGCCGCGCTGCTGCTGGTGGCGTTCGTGAAGCCACACGTCGGGCCGGAGGAAGGCAAGGCGCTGGTGGCGTTCGCGCTGTTCATCACCTCGGTGGTGTTCACGGTGGCGGCCATCGCCAACAACAACCTGCAGGATCTCAAGACCGGCCAGCTCGTCGACGCCACGCCGTGGCGCCAGCAGGTGGCGCTGGTCATCGGCGTGATCGCCGGCGCCGCGGTGATTCCGCCGGTGCTGAACCTGCTCAACAAGGCCTACGGCTTCGTGGGCGTGGCCGGTGCCGGCGCGCATGCGCTGCCGGCGCCGCAGGCGGGGCTGATCTCCGCGCTGGCGCAGGGCGTGATCACCAACAACATCGACTGGAGCCTGATCGTCACCGGCATCTGGATCGGCGTCGGCATCATCGTGATCGACGAAATCCTCGCGCGCACCACCAAGCGCATGCGTGTGCCGCCGCTGGCGGTGGGGCTGGGCATCTACCTGCCGACCGTCAGCACCTTGATGGTGGTGGTGGGTTCGGTGGTGGGCTGGTTCTTCGACCGCCGCGCGGATCGCCGTTCGAAGAAGCCGGAGGCCACCAAGCAGCTCGGTGTCCTGCTCGCTTCGGGCCTGATCGTGGGCGAGAGCGTGATGGGCGTGATCATCGCGTTCATCGTCGGCATCTCCGGCAAGGCAGCGCCGCTGGCGCTGGTGGGCGCAGGCTTCGGCGAGGCGGCGCAGTGGATCGGCGGCATCGTGTTCGTGGCCAGCGTGTTCCTGATGTACCGCTGGATCGCGCGCCAGGGGCAGGGTGCGCCGACGCGCTGA
- the rnd gene encoding ribonuclease D: MPLPDATADWIADHAALQAWLDAVPAGAVVGMDTEFMRRDSFHPQLALLQLGCLGRHALVDPLAFAIGDALQPKLGDGDAVTVMHSAGEDLETLAPLLPDGPRTLFDTQIAAAFAGMGLGISYRALVAELCGDELDKGETRSDWMQRPLTDSQRSYAALDVVYLESIHAQLAERLRQRDRSAWSAEDCERLKRRASRRDGDPQPQRALRGAAEWPMEQQARLRRILLWRDRSARTLDRPRPWLLDDALSLSLAQQPPASLAELEQRSRGQRALRSAQRNELFALLREPVDAGEIAATRPIPAHPQGEAKKALGAMKTLIDERAAELDLPPGLLCPRKVLEEYVVTAEWPDFLDGWRGDVLRERLPGLLPG; the protein is encoded by the coding sequence ATGCCCCTGCCCGACGCCACCGCCGACTGGATCGCCGACCACGCCGCGCTGCAAGCCTGGCTCGACGCCGTGCCGGCGGGCGCCGTGGTCGGCATGGACACCGAATTCATGCGCCGCGACAGCTTCCATCCGCAGCTCGCCCTGCTGCAGCTGGGTTGCCTGGGCCGCCACGCGCTGGTCGACCCGCTGGCCTTCGCCATCGGCGACGCGCTGCAACCGAAGCTGGGCGACGGCGACGCCGTCACCGTGATGCACAGCGCCGGCGAGGACCTGGAAACGCTGGCGCCGCTGCTGCCCGACGGCCCGCGCACGCTGTTCGACACCCAGATTGCCGCCGCCTTCGCCGGCATGGGGCTTGGCATCAGCTACCGCGCGTTGGTCGCAGAACTCTGCGGCGACGAACTGGACAAGGGCGAAACGCGCTCGGACTGGATGCAGCGCCCGCTCACCGACTCGCAGCGCAGCTACGCGGCGCTGGACGTGGTGTACCTCGAATCCATCCACGCCCAACTCGCCGAGCGCCTGCGCCAGCGCGACCGCAGCGCATGGTCTGCCGAGGACTGCGAACGCCTGAAGCGTCGCGCCAGCCGCCGCGACGGCGATCCGCAACCGCAACGCGCCTTGCGCGGCGCCGCCGAATGGCCGATGGAGCAGCAGGCACGGCTGCGCCGCATCCTGCTGTGGCGCGACCGCAGCGCACGCACGCTGGACCGCCCGCGCCCCTGGCTGCTCGACGACGCGCTCTCGCTGAGCCTCGCCCAGCAGCCGCCCGCCAGCCTCGCCGAACTGGAACAGCGCAGCCGCGGCCAGCGCGCCCTGCGCAGCGCCCAGCGCAACGAACTGTTCGCCCTGCTGCGCGAGCCCGTCGACGCCGGCGAAATCGCCGCCACCCGGCCCATCCCCGCCCATCCGCAGGGCGAGGCGAAGAAAGCGCTGGGCGCGATGAAGACGCTGATCGACGAACGCGCCGCCGAACTCGACCTGCCCCCCGGCCTGCTCTGCCCGCGCAAGGTACTGGAGGAATACGTGGTCACCGCCGAGTGGCCGGACTTCCTCGACGGCTGGCGCGGCGACGTGCTGCGCGAACGCCTGCCCGGCCTGCTGCCCGGCTGA